A single window of Arcobacter venerupis DNA harbors:
- a CDS encoding DCC1-like thiol-disulfide oxidoreductase family protein, which produces MKQNITLYYDKQCPFCSKYANFLKLKENFEITLKDARENLDEISLISGNLNINDGFIVVYKNDCFQGAKALEFLNSAVDKTTLLGKLHFFFRYDNLFSNSLYKLFFILRKIMLFILGKNSKI; this is translated from the coding sequence TTGAAACAAAATATAACCCTCTACTACGACAAACAATGTCCATTTTGCTCAAAATACGCAAACTTTTTAAAACTAAAAGAGAACTTTGAAATAACTCTAAAAGACGCAAGGGAAAATCTTGATGAAATATCTCTTATTTCTGGAAACCTAAACATAAATGATGGTTTTATCGTGGTTTATAAAAACGATTGTTTTCAAGGTGCAAAGGCTTTAGAGTTTTTAAATAGTGCTGTTGATAAAACTACTCTTTTGGGAAAACTTCATTTTTTCTTTCGCTATGACAATCTTTTTTCAAATTCTCTTTATAAACTTTTTTTCATTTTGCGAAAAATTATGCTTTTTATTTTAGGAAAAAATAGCAAGATTTGA
- a CDS encoding DNA-binding protein: protein MDDLQKYIEKRKLQNKDFAENFDKGYEKFKINELKNFDISEYLDNKEIRDEYLAQVLKDGDKDELSEALANIEKSKT from the coding sequence ATGGATGATTTACAAAAATACATAGAAAAAAGAAAATTACAAAATAAAGATTTTGCAGAAAATTTTGACAAAGGTTATGAAAAATTCAAAATAAATGAGTTAAAAAATTTTGATATTTCCGAATACTTAGACAATAAAGAAATAAGAGATGAATATTTAGCTCAAGTTTTAAAAGATGGCGATAAAGATGAATTATCGGAAGCCCTTGCAAATATAGAGAAATCAAAAACTTGA